A single Anopheles maculipalpis chromosome 3RL, idAnoMacuDA_375_x, whole genome shotgun sequence DNA region contains:
- the LOC126562410 gene encoding vacuolar protein-sorting-associated protein 36, translating into MNRFEYCQARLSENESFVAKDRSIKLYDGDEKTNYEDGEIVLTSHRLLWGRNGEIARGGNCLDLKLRYVTSVDEEEASSMLFGRKKRIILRLRDIATDKKPGPMDHSCSTFVKLSGRNGVDAAFVQALHSTLAARVWAVTNEAAGTPSSEADVLTAGTSIDRSHRQLRIGIIGIERNLAEKQKQTDANINLAFKDLGKLMGMAKDMVAITNAVSAKIRERQGEISEDETVRFKSYLLSLGIDDPVTRDGTRSNSEYFLKLSRQLCEMLLDPITEAGGMMSLADVYCRVNRARGLELLSPEDLLEACRLLMGPIKLREFPSGAMVLQLDTHDDVLVSERTVELVEQNVSMSPDELARLECISLLLARERLLTAEGFGQLCRDESIEGLRFYPNKFILC; encoded by the exons ATGAACCGTTTTGAGTATTGCCAGGCACGTCTTTCGGAAAACGAATCCTTTGTGGCGAAAGATCGTAGTATTAAGCTGTATGACGGAGATGAAAAA ACAAATTACGAAGATGGCGAGATAGTGCTGACTAGCCACCGGTTGTTGTGGGGACGTAATGGAGAAATAGCCCGTGGAGGCAATTGTTTGGATCTGAAACTGCGATACGTAACATCGGTAGACGAAGAGGAGGCCAGTTCCATGCTGTTCGGTCGAAAGAAACGCATCATTTTACGCCTACGAGATATAGCAACGGACAAGAAACCGGGACCTATGGATCACAGTTGCTCCACCTTTGTAAAGCTGTCTGGCCGTAATGGAGTTGATGCCGCGTTCGTTCAGGCACTTCATTCTACCCTTGCCGCCCGTGTTTGGGCTGTGACGAATGAGGCAGCCGGAACACCATCCAGTGAAGCAGATGTACTGACAGCAGGAACCAGTATAGACAGAAGCCATCGGCAGCTGCGCATCGGAATAATAGGCATCGAACGTAATTTGgcagaaaagcaaaagcaaacagatgCCAACATCAATCTCGCGTTCAAGGACCTGGGCAAGTTGATGGGCATGGCGAAAGATATGGTGGCCATAACAAATGCCGTTAGCGCAAAGATACGCGAACGCCAGGGTGAGATATCGGAAGATGAGACAGTGCGCTTTAAGTCGTATCTATTGAGCCTCGGTATTGACGACCCGGTGACGCGTGACGGAACGCGCAGCAATTCGGAATACTTCCTGAAACTTTCGCGACAACTATGCGAGATGCTGCTAGATCCCATCACAGAGGCGGGAGGAATGATGTCCCTGGCCGATGTTTACTGTCGCGTAAATCGGGCCCGTGGTTTGGAGTTACTCTCGCCGGAAGATTTGCTCGAGGCGTGCAGACTGCTAATGGGACCGATTAAACTTCGCGAGTTTCCTAGTGGAGCTATGGTGTTGCAGCTGGACACGCACGACGATGTCCTAGTATCGGAGAGAACTGTAGAGCTGGTCGAGCAGAATGTGTCCATGAGCCCGGATGAACTAGCCCGCCTGGAGTGTATATCGTTGCTATTGGCTCGGGAGCGCCTACTAACGGCGGAAGGTTTCGGTCAGCTATGCCGTGATGAGTCAATCGAGGGTTTACGGTTTTATCCGAACAAATTTATTCTCTGCTGA
- the LOC126560712 gene encoding F-box/WD repeat-containing protein 4-like, translating into MPSESDPNISTSCRQLCDLDEYSLEHVFLFLGVADLDRCVLVCKKFQHIIQRFVFPKKCMRALVGGSPCGTALSLYAFTHRKRVKLDENWRYGRYETWSYFKHYEVYISQLVIDRDWLYITHRGRLQAHRRTKNREMLDTSSHWVMGNDRDSDITSLVKMGDHFLMGRKNGQIVLYDPTTTRSYSQTVTNDIIKAVDFNTNIYAVTTINDSTYILNRSPLELEQLSLRSEEMLTQSFVYPQAYETIKLNRNHLAAGKFHCSKKQALQLIDLYSCTTIQLNSPSTAVYDVLWMDEHCILSGNYNSMRLVDTRTGGDEACWTDPDDASVYCLCYNGKYAVHCGMNYHLRSNLYDLRVPNRCVQMYFPSKNHYHYSPVHRIAADCSQLFLITDHHLRILNFDADRAATKDYSAIKG; encoded by the exons ATGCCGAGTGAAAGCGATCCAAATATTAGCACCTCTTGCAGGCAGCTCTGTGATCTGGACGAATATTCCCTGGAGCACGTGTTTCTGTTTCTGGGTGTAGCGGATCTAGATCGATGCGTGTTAGTTTGCAAAAAGTTCCAGCACATTATCCAAAGATTCGTTTTTCCCAAAAAATGTATGCGTGCCTTAGTTGGCGGCTCGCCTTGCGGGACCGCCCTAAGTCTCTATGCGTTTACGCATCGAAAGCGGGTCAAGCTGGATGAAAATTGGCGCTACGGACGGTACGAAACGTGGTCGTACTTTAAACACTACGAGGTGTACATCTCGCAACTAGTAATCGACCGGGACTGGCTTTACATCACGCATCGTGGCCGTTTGCAGGCACACAGAAGGACCAAAAATCGAGAAATGCTCGATACCAGCAGCCACTGGGTGATGGGCAATGATCGCGATTCGGACATTACGAGTTTGGTAAAAATGGGGGACCATTTTTTAATGGGTCGGAAGAACGGACAAATTGTGCTGTATGATCCGACCACAACAAGATCGTACTCACAAACCGTTACAAACGACATTATCAAGGCGGTTGATTTCAACACGAATATTTATGCGGTAACCACGATAAATGACTCAACGTATATCCTAAACCGATCTCCACTGGAACTGGAACAGTTATCGTTGCGTAGCGAGGAAATGTTGACGCAATCCTTTGTTTATCCCCAAGCATATGAGACAATAAAGCTAAATAGAAATCACCTGGCGGCAGGAAAATTTCATTGTAGCAAAAAGCAGGCACTACAGTTAATCGATTTGTACAG CTGTACAACGATACAATTGAATTCACCCTCAACGGCTGTTTACGATGTGCTGTGGATGGACGAACACTGTATCCTGTCGGGCAATTATAACTCTATGCGGCTGGTCGATACACGCACCGGTGGCGATGAGGCCTGCTGGACAGATCCGGACGATGCATCAGTCTACTGTCTTTGTTACAATGGCAAGTACGCCGTGCACTGTGGGATGAATTACCACCTCCGCTCCAACCTGTACGACTTGCGTGTGCCAAATCGTTGTGTACAGATGTACTTTCCCTCGAAAAATCATTATCACTACTCGCCGGTGCACAGAATCGCGGCAGATTGTAGCCAACTGTTCCTTATAACCGATCATCATCTGCGAATACTTAACTTCGATGCTGACAGGGCTGCCACAAAGGACTATTCCGCGATTAAGGGA
- the LOC126562368 gene encoding F-box/WD repeat-containing protein 4-like — MPIESDPNISTSCRQLCDLDEYSLEHVFLFLGVADLDRCVLVCKKFQHIIQRFVFPKKCMRALVGGSPCGAALSLYAFTHRKRVKLDENWRYGRYEERSYFKHNVMYISQLAIDRDWLYITHRGRLQAHRRTKNRQMLDTSSHWVMGNDRDSDITSLVKMGDHFLMGRMNGEIVLYDPTTTRSYSQTVTNDIIKAVDFNTNIYAVTTKNDSTYILNRSPLELEQLWMRSEEMLTQSFVYPQAYETIKLNRNHLAAGKFHCSKKQALQLIDLYSCTMIQLNSPSMAVYDVLWMDEHCILSGNFDTTMRLIDTRTGGDEACWTDPYNASVYCLCYNGTYAVHCGMKYHHRSNLYDLRVPNRCVQMYFPSKKHNHYSPVYRIAADCSQLFLITDHNLRILNFDADWAATKDYAAI, encoded by the exons ATGCCAATTGAAAGCGATCCAAATATTAGCACCTCCTGCAGGCAGCTCTGTGATCTGGACGAATATTCCCTGGAGCACGTGTTTCTGTTTCTGGGTGTAGCGGATCTAGATCGATGCGTGTTAGTTTGCAAAAAGTTCCAGCACATTATCCAAAGATTCGTTTTTCCCAAAAAATGTATGCGTGCCCTAGTTGGCGGCTCGCCTTGCGGGGCCGCCCTAAGTCTCTATGCGTTTACGCATCGAAAGCGGGTCAAGCTGGACGAAAATTGGCGCTACGGACGGTACGAGGAGCGGTCGTACTTTAAACACAACGTGATGTACATCTCGCAACTAGCTATCGACCGGGATTGGCTTTACATCACGCATCGTGGCCGTTTGCAGGCACACAGAAGGACCAAAAATCGACAAATGCTCGATACCAGCAGCCACTGGGTGATGGGCAATGATCGCGATTCGGACATTACGAGTTTGGTAAAAATGGGGGACCATTTTTTAATGGGTCGGATGAACGGAGAAATTGTGCTGTATGATCCGACCACAACAAGATCGTACTCACAAACCGTTACAAACGACATTATCAAGGCGGTTGATTTCAACACGAATATTTATGCGGTAACcacgaaaaatgattcaacgTACATCCTAAACCGATCTCCATTGGAACTGGAACAGCTATGGATGCGTAGCGAGGAAATGTTGACGCAATCCTTTGTTTATCCCCAAGCATATGAGACAATAAAGCTAAATAGAAATCACCTGGCGGCAGGAAAATTTCATTGTAGCAAAAAGCAGGCACTACAGTTAATCGATTTGTACAG CTGTACAATGATACAATTGAATTCACCCTCAATGGCTGTTTACGATGTGCTGTGGATGGATGAACACTGTATCCTGTCGGGCAATTTTGACACTACTATGCGGTTGATCGATACACGCACCGGTGGCGATGAGGCCTGCTGGACAGATCCGTACAATGCATCAGTTTACTGTCTTTGTTACAATGGCACGTACGCCGTGCACTGTGGGATGAAATACCACCACCGCTCCAACCTGTACGACTTGCGTGTGCCAAACCGTTGTGTACAGATGTATTTTCCCTCGAAAAAACATAATCACTACTCGCCGGTGTACAGAATTGCGGCAGATTGTAGCCAACTGTTCCTTATTACCGATCATAATCTGCGAATACTTAACTTCGATGCTGACTGGGCTGCCACAAAGGACTATGCCGCGATTTAG
- the LOC126563370 gene encoding vacuolar ATPase assembly integral membrane protein VMA21 homolog produces MSKSKLNRTTISKAEQRAEYRTFKTVFLYCILIIVLPVLTFFTSKHFLFDGLLQLSSVTSNIYSAVSAVVALHVALFLFIYKAYFAVSNDTPESPGSRGEKVSQKED; encoded by the exons ATGTCTAAGTCCAAGCTGAATAGAACCACCATCTCGAAAGCG GAGCAACGTGCCGAGTACCGTACCTTCAAGACCGTGTTCCTGTACTGCATTCTAATCATTGTGCTACCAGTGCTGACATTTTTCACCTCCAAGCATTTTCTGTTCGATGGGCTACTGCAGCTGTCCAGTGTTACGAGCAACATCTATTCGGCGGTGAGTGCAGTGGTTGCGCTGCACGTGGCCCTGTTTCTCTTTATCTACAAAGCCTACTTCGCGGTTAGCAACGATACGCCCGAATCTCCCGGCAGCCGGGGTGAAAAGGTGTCCCAAAAAGAAGACTAA
- the LOC126560713 gene encoding uncharacterized protein LOC126560713: MNKIDLEIGQTILLELEDECLLGKVSHVASDQSFIRLSDVRDTSTKKNYGVQTYYNSEIRNIQVASTDSRTTLQSSSPSDSGVVKSKQLTLDNLNSTLEQINNYVFIHQTDAKYHDTIRFLKKQHHFGIAMECIEHGRHSKSSSLLTIATLDSIYIFDIKWMNITNELRELLVSDRYRRVLYNGRLIGDTLRHKFGVPLGKCFDVMVAHIAISKNAGRVVDDTVSLQQCVQSYLNLPDKFFNTTIDFNVRPLNDAAKRESGKNAVFLLPLQDLFIHEIMLEPFYKSCISYTQSLSNNPDFINSLADLRNKGPEAIEAIQPSKLGIDVELINVTECEQSIE, encoded by the exons ATGAACAAGATAGATTTAGAAATCGGACAAACCATTTTGCTCGAGCTGGAGGATGAATGTTTACTGGGGAAGGTGTCGCACGTGGCGTCCGATCAGTCGTTCATAAGATTGTCTGATGTGCGTGACACTAGTACGAAGAAAAACTATGGCGTGCAAACATACTACAACTCCGAAATACGGAACATTCAGGTTGCCTCTACTGATAGTCGAACGACGCTGCAATCGAGCTCCCCATCGGATAGTGGCGTTGTCAAGTCCAAGCAGCTTACGCTTGACAACCTCAACAGTACACTGGAACAGATCAACAACTATGTGTTTATTCATCAAACCGACGCAAAATACCACGATACGATTCGATTCCTCAAGAAGCAACACCATTTCGGCATAGCGATGGAATGCATCGAACATGGACGGCATTCGAAATCATCATCCCTGCTAACGATCGCCACGCTGGACTCTATCTACATTTTCGACATCAAATGGATGAACATCACGAATGAATTGCGCGAACTACTGGTCAGCGATCGTTACAGACGCGTGTTGTACAACGGCCGGTTGATTGGGGACACTCTGCGCCACAAGTTTGGTGTACCGTTGGGGAAATGTTTCGACGTTATGGTCGCTCACATTGCCATCAGTAAAAATGCGGGGCGTGTGGTAGACGACACGGTGTCTCTGCAACAATGTGTACAGAGCTACCTAAATTTGCCGGACAAATTCTTCAATACTACT ATCGATTTCAATGTACGCCCGTTAAACGATGCAGCAAAGAGGGAGTCGGGGAAAAATGCAGTATTTTTGCTACCCCTGCAGGATCTTTTCATACACGAGATTATGTTGGAACCGTTCTACAAAAGCTGCATCAGCTACACGCAGAGCCTGTCCAACAATCCGGATTTCATCAACAGTTTGGCGGACTTGCGGAACAAGGGTCCGGAAGCAATTGAAGCAATCCAACCGTCAAAGCTAGGAATTGATGTGGAGTTGATCAATGTAACGGAGTGTGAGCAATCGATTGAATGA
- the LOC126562210 gene encoding proteasomal ubiquitin receptor ADRM1 homolog: MSGPIFGSSSALGGSSGGNRHLVEFRAGRMNMVNKMVHADNRKGLVYVYQAEDGLIHFCWKDRTSGTVEDDLILFPDDCEFKKLDYVKNGRVYVLKFKSSSRRLFFWMQEPKTDRDDEWCRRINEVINNPPSGNSIGSGGRSSGNDNGDLQYMLNNMSQQQIMQLFGGVGQMGGLSSLLGSMTRSNSGNSSSRTSAATPSNRSSSTISASNNGNGGSTTTPTTTVNAPSTPRAPKKTGGNTTKPTTGSGASTASSPMSTPVGRNAAGTAGNANADGGSRILLSDLQNYLSGISATGVDGTGSRQNIDLASAVNSQTLASIISDQEKVDALVAHLPQLEGDENKKEQLKETISSPQFQQALSMFSNALQSGQLGPVVSQFQLNAEAVAAANAGDLEQFVKALENSEKSPADASSGTASSKQSAGSGATSAVAAGTEPSKSSEVTKEENGHGKTQKKDQDDEMAG; this comes from the exons ATGAGTGGACCAATATTCGGAAGCAGTAGTGCGCTGGGTGGTAGTTCCGGTGGGAATCGACATCTAGTCGAATTCCGTGCGGGGCGTATGAATATGGTAAACAAGATGGTTCATGCGGACAACCGAAAGGGATTGGTGTACGTGTATCAGGCGGAAGATGGTTTAATACACTTCTGTTGGAAGGATCGCACCTCCGGAACTGTCGAGGACGATCTAATTTTGTTCCCGGACGATTGCGAGTTCAAGAAGCTCGATTATGTAAAGAATGGTCGGGTTTACGTGTTGAAATTCAAGTCTTCCAGCCGCAGACTGTTCTTCTGGATGCAGGAACCGAAAACAGATCGGGACGATGAATGGTGCCGTCGTATTAACGAAGTGATCAACAATCCTCCGTCGGGCAATAGCATCGGTTCCGGCGGAAGAAGCAGTGGCAATGATAATGGCGATTTGCAGTACATGTTAAACAACATGTCGCAACAACAGATAATGCAGCTGTTCGGTGGTGTTGGACAAATGGGGGGGTTGAGCAGTCTCCTAGGCTCCATGAC CCGCTCAAACTCGGGCAATTCGAGCAGCCGAACTAGTGCAGCGACTCCGTCAAACCGTAGTAGTAGCACCATTTCAGCGAGCAATAATGGAAACGGTGGTAGCACCACAACGCCAACCACAACCGTGAATGCACCATCTACACCTCGAGCGCCGAAGAAAACTGGCGGCAATACGACGAAACCCACCACTGGTTCGGGCGCATCTACTGCTAGCTCACCGATGAGTACCCCGGTCGGACGAAATGCAGCTGGTACCGCTGGCAACGCAAACGCTGACGGAGGATCAAGAATTTTGCTCTCAGACCTGCAAAATTATCTATCCGGTATAAGTGCGACAGGTGTGGATGGAACCGGCTCGAGGCAAAACATCGATCTGGCATCCGCCGTTAACTCGCAAACGTTGGCGTCAATCATTTCGGACCAGGAAAAGGTGGACGCGCTGGTCGCACACCTACCTCAGCTGGAAGGTGACGAGAACAAGAAAGAACAATTGAAGGAAACCATTTCCTCGCCCCAATTTCAGCAAGCCCTTTCCATGTTCTCCAATGCGCTGCAGTCCGGCCAGCTCGGTCCGGTGGTTTCACAGTTTCAGCTAAACGCGGAAGCTGTCGCAGCAGCCAACGCTGGGGACTTGGAACAGTTTGTGAAAGCGCTGGAAAATAGCGAAAAATCGCCCGCCGATGCATCGTCAGGCACGGCCAGCAGCAAGCAATCGGCCGGATCTGGTGCGACCAGTGCCGTCGCTGCCGGCACCGAACCGTCGAAATCGTCCGAGGTGACGAAGGAGGAGAACGGGCACGGTAAAACGCAAAAGAAAGACCAGGACGATGAAATGGCTGGATAG
- the LOC126562709 gene encoding uncharacterized protein LOC126562709 — protein sequence MPIVKEKTMQHDLQNAFEMNLRRKSSRTVSIHRDNDEVKDEFLPRHEHANDTDLTQQIKPVISATIQSVASAECTVELNEHKESRQIKMKEFQLQNKSHIAEIVALRESKIDANDDKIVQIGLSYFAPDNGAMTVAVLMQLMSKARAHLSHERRKLLLAMRRLKRYQIQNFQLDSQMQNASLEQYYELKAEVNRIGEKLEETNKRMNNSRQLFENDVARATHVREKLFDSQNQTVILMQDVSKVKQNFFYFKRTLCAKLLSKKQLRKENEHLKQDIQLLNLMPWYGQTYEQIGFAKSLIEKFK from the exons ATGCCGATAGTGAAAGAGAAAACTATGCAACATGATTTGCAGAATGCATTCGAAATGAACTTACGGAGAAAATCCAGCAGAACAGTTTCAATTCATCGTGATA ATGATGAAGTGAAAGATGAATTTCTTCCACGTCATGAACATGCAAACGACACTGATTTAACACAACAAATTAAGCCGGTCATATCAGCAACCATTCAATCGGTCGCATCGGCAGAGTGCACAGTAGAACTTAATGAACACAAGGAAAGCCGCCAAATCAAGATGAAAGAGTttcaattgcaaaacaaatcgcACATAGCTGAAATTGTAGCGCTACGTGAATCAAAGATCGatgcaaatgatgataaaattgttcaaatagGCTTATCGTACTTTGCTCCCGATAACGGTGCAATGACGGTTGCTGTCCTTATGCAACTTATGAGCAAGGCTCGCGCACATCTATCCCACGAGCGCAGAAAACTGTTGCTAGCGATGAGACGACTTAAACGCTATCAAATACAAAATTTCCAGCTCGATAGTCAAATGCAAAATGCAAGCCTCGAACAGTACTACGAGCTGAAGGCGGAAGTGAATCGCATTGGAGAAAAACTTGAGGAAACTAATAAGCGCATGAACAATTCCAGGCAACTATTTGAAAATGACGTGGCACGTGCTACCCACGTGAGGGAAAAGCTGTTCGATTCGCAAAATCAGACTGTCATCCTAATGCAGGATGTTTCCAAAgttaaacaaaactttttctaCTTCAAGCGCACTCTTTGCGCAAAACTTCTAAGCAAAAAGCAACTGCGCAAAGAAAATGAGCATCTGAAGCAGGACATTCAATTGCTGAACCTGATGCCTTGGTACGGGCAAACCTATGAACAG ATTGGCTTCGCTAAATCCttgattgaaaaattcaaatga
- the LOC126562968 gene encoding probable oligoribonuclease: MFGSLYKLLSFNKTNCVKKLCFNLEAVSRVHIHRMSSQLSSQNLVWMDLEMTGLDVDNDRILEIACIVTDSQLNIIAKGPNVVINEPDTLLNAMNDWCKEHHAKSGLIEAVKKSPYTLEQAEQQVLDFVKQYCPQRSCPMAGNSIYLDRLFVMKHMPTLNEYLHYRVIDVSTVKELCKRWNRDVHGSGPPKMFAHRSLDDIEESIKEMKYYRETFFKTVEHTN; encoded by the coding sequence ATGTTTGGGTCATTGTACAAATTACTTTcgttcaacaaaacaaattgtgtGAAGAAGTTGTGTTTCAATTTGGAGGCTGTATCAAGAGTGCATATCCATAGAATGTCGTCACAGCTATCGTCGCAAAACCTGGTatggatggatttggaaatgaCTGGATTGGATGTGGATAACGACAGAATTTTAGAGATCGCATGCATAGTAACAGACAGCCAGCTTAACATTATAGCGAAAGGACCGAATGTGGTCATTAACGAGCCCGATACCCTGTTGAATGCAATGAACGATTGGTGTAAGGAGCATCATGCAAAGTCAGGATTGATCGAGGCGGTGAAGAAATCCCCCTACACTCTGGAGCAAGCGGAACAGCAAGTTTTGGACTTCGTGAAGCAATATTGTCCACAACGAAGCTGTCCAATGGCGGGAAACAGTATTTATTTGGATCGACTGTTTGTGATGAAGCATATGCCAACGTTAAATGAGTACCTTCACTACCGTGTGATTGACGTAAGCACGGTCAAGGAACTGTGCAAGCGATGGAATCGAGATGTCCATGGCTCAGGTCCACCTAAAATGTTTGCCCACCGATCCCTGGACGATATCGAGGAAAGTATCaaggaaatgaaatattataggGAAACGTTCTTTAAAACGGTGGAGCATACTAACTGA
- the LOC126562491 gene encoding uncharacterized protein LOC126562491: MWSLVALSFCLLHAVKSQCTINVKTDLTFPEPVFLKNNNLWVPKNGQLTWALGESNIVACPRSNVINTLLDNALITCVGGTTFLLNGLPVNVSSIVCTKPVTGDHQLTSTGCGNGGTIRNIGFDVLGVGFVKHFSVCYNAQTASVIYTKHTVNGDSIADSIVESYRPSFKVTGVPSSVLVDSSYTIKSQQTRLAELLGSSTQAAKFVNTASYLARGHMTPDADGIFRTWQWDTYFYVNVAPQFQKVNGGNWLTIEKIVRNTADRLQSDVLVYTGTFDVLTLPHANGTQIPITLSANGIIAPKWTWKIIKAPSTDSAIAFVTNNDPYRTSILPSEVLCSDICQQYGWYNTLFETFARGFTYCCSVQSLVVKVDSVPNEAIAANVLAY; the protein is encoded by the exons ATGTGGTCCCTGGTTGCTCTTTCGTTTTGTCTACTGCATGCTGTCAAAAGCC AATGCACGATCAATGTCAAAACTGATCTCACCTTTCCGGAACCTGTGTTcctgaaaaataataatttatgggTACCGAAGAATGGACAACTTACCTGGGCGCTTGGTGAATCGAATATAGTGGCATGCCCCAGAAGCAACGTCATTAACA ctTTACTAGACAATGCATTGATCACGTGTGTTGGCGGAACCACCTTTCTTCTCAACGGTCTGCCCGTCAATGTATCGAGTATAGTTTGCACCAAACCCGTGACTGGAGACCATCAACTAACCAGTACAGGTTGTGGAAATGGTGGAACGATACGCAATATCGGTTTCGATGTTCTCGGAGTTGGATTCGTTAAACACTTTTCCGTGTGTTATAATGCACAGACTGCCTCTGTCATCTACACGAAACACACAGTCAACGGAGATTCGATTGCCG ATAGTATAGTAGAGTCCTACCGTCCATCGTTCAAAGTGACCGGCGTTCCCAGCTCTGTACTTGTGGACAGTTCTTACACCATCAAGTCACAGCAAACACGACTAGCAGAGCTATTAGGCTCGTCAACGCAAGCTGCAAAGTTTGTAAATACCGCGTCCTACCTTGCACGAGGCCATATGACACCGGATGCAGATGGTATTTTTCGTACGTGGCAATGGGATACCTACTTCTACGTCAACGTCGCACCCCAGTTCCAGAAAGTGAACGGTGGTAACTGGTTGACGATTGAAAAGATCGTTCGCAACACTGCCGATCGTCTGCAGAGTGACGTGCTAGTATACACAGGAACGTTTGATGTATTAACTCTACCGCATGCAAATGGAACACAGATTCCCATCACTCTCAGCGCTAATGGCATTATCGCTCCCAAGTGGACatggaaaattattaaagCGCCCAGCACTGATTCCGCGATCGCTTTCGTCACTAACAACGATCCGTACCGAACATCGATTCTGCCTAGTGAAGTGTTATGTTCTGACATTTGTCAGCAGTATGGCTGGTACAATACTTTGTTCGAAACATTTGCTAGGGGATTCACATATTGCTGTAGCGTGCAAAGTTTGGTCGTTAAGGTTGATAGTGTTCCGAACGAAGCGATAGCTGCTAATGTCCTAGCATATTAG